The segment AACCCGCATGATCGGCCTCGTGCTGGCTGCCGGCGCCGGACGGCGTCTGCGCCCCTACACCGACACCCTGCCCAAGGCTCTGGTGCCGGTCGACGGGGACACGACCATCCTCGACCTGACCCTCGGCAACTTCGCCGAGATCGGCCTGACCGAGGTCGCGATCATCGTCGGCTACCGCAAGGAAGCCGTCTACGAGCGCAAGGAGGCCCTGGAGCAGAAGTACGGCCTCAAGCTCACCCTCATCGACAACGACAAGGCCGAGGAGTGGAACAACGCCTACTCCCTGTGGTGCGGCCGTGACTCCATCAAGCACACCGTGATCCTCGCCAACGGCGACACCGTGCACCCGGTCTCCGTCGAGAAGACCCTGCTTGCCGCCCGCGGCAACGGCCAGAAGATCATCCTCGCCCTCGACACGGTCAAGCAGCTGGCCGACGAGGAGATGAAGGTCATCGTGGACCCCGCCAAGGGCGTCCAGAAGATCACCAAGCTGATGGACCCGGCCGAGGCGACCGGTGAGTACATCGGTGTCACCCTCATCGAGGGCGAGGCCGCCGAGGAGCTGGCCGACGCCCTGAAGACCACCTTCGAGCGGGACCCCGACCTCTACTACGAGGACGGCTACCAGGAGCTCGTCAACCGCGGCTTCAAGGTGGACGTGGCCCCGATCGGCGACGTCAAGTGGGTCGAGATCGACAACCACGACGACCTGGCGAAGGGCCGTGACATCGCATGCCAGTACTGACCCGCCTCATCCCGTCCCCGGTCGTCGTTGACATCAACGCCGGCGCCCTGGACGACCTGGCGGGCCTGCTGGCCGATCAGCGCATCTCCGCGTCCGGCAAGCTCGCCATCGCGATCAGCGGCGGCTCGGGGGCACGGCTGCGCGAGCGGCTGTCCCCCGCGCTGCCGGGCGCCGAGTGGTACGAGGTCGGCGGCGGCACCCTGGACGACGCGATCAAGCTCGCCGACGCCATGAAGAAGGGGCACTACGACGCCGTCGTGGGCCTCGGCGGCGGCAAGATCATCGACTGCGCCAAGTTCGCCGCGGCGCGGATCGGTCTGCCGCTGGTCGCCGTCGCGACGAACCTGTCGCACGACGGTCTGTGCTCGCCGGTCGCCACCCTGGACAACGACGCGGGCCGCGGCTCCTACGGGGTGCCGAACCCGATCGCCGTGGTGATCGACCTCGACATCATCCGCGAGGCCCCGGTCCGGTTCGTCCGCTCCGGCATCGGCGACGCGATCTCCAACATCTCCGCGGTCGCGGACTGGGAGCTCTCGCACCGCGAGACCGGCGAGGACATCGACGGACTGGCGGCTGCCATGGCGCGCCAGGCCGGCGAGGCCGTGCTGCGCCACCCCGGTGGCGTCGGCGACGACAACTTCCTCCAGGTGCTGGCCGAGGGCCTGGTCCTCACCGGCATCTCGATGTCGGTGGCCGGCGACAGCCGCCCGGCGTCCGGCGCCTGCCACGAGATCAACCACGCCCTGGACATCCTCTTCCCCAAGCGCGCGGCGAGCCATGGCGAGCAGTGCGGCCTCGGTGCCGCCTTCGCCACGCATCTGCGCGGGGACAAGGAGACCCGGGACCTGATGGTCGAGGTGCTGCGCCGGCACGGTCTGCCGGTCACACCCGGCGAGATCGGCTTCACCGACGAGGAGTTCGTCGAGGCCGTCGCGTACGCGCCCAAGACCCGCCCCGGGCGCTACACCATCCTTGAGCACCTCGACCTGTCCGCCGACCAGATCAGGGACGCATACGCCGACTATGCAGAAGCCGTCAGTAGCTGAACTCCGCCCGGTCGTGCACCCCGAGGGTGTCAAGGACCGGCGCAGCGGTGAGCACTGGGGCGGTCGCCTCTATATGCGCGAGATCTCCTTGCGCATCGACCGTCACCTGGTGAACACGAAGGTCACGCCCAACCAGCTGACCTACCTGATGACCGTTTTCGGCGTCCTCGCCGCCCCGGCACTGCTCGTGCCGGGGATCGCGGGCGCCGTGCTCGGTGTGCTGATGGTCCAGCTGTACCTGCTGCTCGACTGTGTCGACGGCGAGGTCGCCCGCTGGAAGAAGCAGTTCTCGCTGGGCGGGGTGTACCTGGACCGGGTCGGCGCCTACCTGTGCGACGCCGCGGTCCTGGTCGGCTTCGGCCTGCGCGCCGCCGACCTGTGGGGCTCCGGCCGGATCGACTGGCTGTGGGCCTTCCTCGGCACCCTCGCCGCCCTCGGCGCGATCCTGATCAAGGCCGAGACCGACCTCGTCGGCGTCGCCCGGCACCAGGGCGGGCTGCCGCCGGTCAAGGAGGCGGCGTCCGAGCCGCGCTCGTCCGGTATGGCGCTGGCCCGTAAGGCCGCCGCGGCGCTGAAGTTCCACCGGCTCGTCCTCGGGATCGAGGCGTCCCTGCTGATCCTGGTCCTGGCGATCGTGGACTCGATCCGGGGCGACCTGTTCTTCTCCCGCCTCGGCGTCGCCGTGCTCGCCGGTATCGCGATCCTCCAGACGCTGCTCCACCTCGTGTCCATCCTCGCCTCCAGCAGGCTCAAGTGACGGGGGCGTCCCGAATGCGGATCGGTGCGGTTGTCCTGACGATGGGCAACCGCCCCGAGGAGCTGCGCGCGCTGCTGGACTCGGTCGCCAAGCAGCACGGCGACCCGATCGAGACCGTCGTCGTGGGCAACGGTTCGCCGCTGCCCGAGCTCCCCGACGGCGTACGGACCGTCGAGCTGCCGGAGAACGTCGGTATCCCGGCGGGCCGCAATGTCGGCATCGAGGCCTTCGGCCCCGGCGGCAGCGACGTCGATGTGCTGCTCTTCCTCGACGACGACGGGCTGCTGGCCAGGGAGGACACCGCCGAACTGTGCCGCGAGGCGTTCGCCGCCGACCGGGAGCTCGGCATCATCAGCTTCCGGATCGCCGACCCGGACACCGGCGAGACCCAGCGCCGGCACGTCCCGCGGCTGCGTGCCTCGGACCCGATGCGGTCGTCGCGGGTCACCACCTTCCTCGGCGGCGCGAACGCGGTCCGGACGCATGTCTTCGAGGAGGTCGGCGGGCTGCCCGACGACTTCTTCTACGCCCACGAGGAAACCGATCTGGCCTGGCGGGCGCTGGACGCCGGCTGGCAGATCGACTACCGGTCGGACATGGTCCTCTTCCACCCGACGACGGCACCGGCCCGGCACGCGGTCTACCACCGGATGGTGGCCCGTAACCGTGTGTGGCTGGCCCGCCGCAACCTCCCCGCGCTGTTGGTTCCGGTCTATCTCGGTGTCTGGTTCCTGCTCACCCTCGCCCGGCGGCCGTCGCGACCGGCGCTGCGGGCCTGGCTGGGCGGCTTCAAGGAGGGCTGCGTCACGCCGTGCGGTCCCAGGCGCCCCATGAAGTGGGCTACGGTTTGGCGACTGACCCGACTGGGCCGCCCTCCCGTCATCTGACAAGCTCGTATCTGAGAGCATCAGGCGCGAACCGGGGCGTGGCCCCGGCAGCGCACCTTGAGGACGAAAGTGTCAACTGTGAGCGAGACCACGCACGACAGTGCGGTCGCCATGAGTGCCCCGCCATCTTCCGACGAAGGGCTCACGCCCGCCCAGCGGGCCCAGAAGTACGGGCTCTCGCAGAGCGGGGCCCGTCCCGGCCTTCCGGAGTACGTCCGGCAGCTCTGGGACCGGCGGCATTTCATCTCCGCCTTCGCCAGTGCCAAGCTGACGGCGCAGTACAGCCAGGCCAAGCTGGGGCAGGTCTGGCAGGTGGCGACACCGCTGCTGAACGCGCTCGTGTACTACTTGATCTTCGGCCTGCTGATCGGCACGAGGAAGGGCGTCCCCGACTTCGTTCCGTTCCTGGTGACCGGTGTCTTCATCTTCACCTTCACGCAGAGCTCGGTGATGGCCGGTACGCGGGCGATCTCCGGCAACCTCGGTCTGGTGCGCGCGCTGCACTTCCCGCGGGCCTGTCTGCCGATCTCGTTCTGCCTGATGCAGCTCCAGCAGCTGTTCTTCTCCATGGGTGTGCTGGTCCTCATTCTGCTCGGCTTCGGGCAGTTGCCGACGTGGTCGTGGCTGCTGGTCGTGCCGGCGCTGGCGCTTCAGTTCGTGTTCAACACGGGGCTGGCGATGGTGATGGCGCGGCTGGGTTCGAAGACCCCGGACCTGGCGCAGCTGATGCCGTTCATCATGCGGACGTGGATGTATGCCTCCGGCGTGATGTTCAGCATCGACCTGATCCTCAAGGGCAAGCACGTCCCGGCGTTCGTGGAAATCGTGCTCAACGCCAACCCGGCCGCGATCTACATCGACCTGATGCGGTTCGCGCTGATCGACAGCTTCCACGCGAGTCAGCTGCCGCCGCATGTGTGGGCGTTCGCCGGGGGCTGGGCGCTGGTGATGGGCGTCGTGGGCTTTGTGTACTTCTGGAAGGCTGAGGAGCGGTACGGACGTGGCTGAGCAGAAGAACGGCGTCCAGCCGACCGAGGCAGCCGCGGAGCGGATCCCGACGGTGATCGCGGACGATCTGCACATCGTCTACCGCGTCTACGGCACCGGCGCGGGCCGGGGCAGCGCCACCGCGGCCCTCAACCGCATCGTGCGCCGCAAGCCCTCCTCGGGTGTGCGTGAGGTGCACGCGGTCAAGGGCGTCTCCTTCACCGCCTACCGGGGTGAGTCGATCGGGCTGATCGGGTCCAACGGCTCGGGCAAGTCGACGCTGCTCAAGGCGGTCGCCGGTCTGCTGCCCGCCGAGCGCGGCAAGGTCTACACCCACGGCCAGCCCTCGCTGCTGGGCGTCAACGCGGCCCTGATGAACGATCTGACCGGCGAGAAGAACGTCCTGCTCGGCGGGCTGGCGATGGGTATGTCCCGTGAGCAGGTCCGGGACCGCTACGAGGGCATCGTCGACTTCTCCGGCATCAACGAGAAGGGCGACTTCATCTCGCTGCCGATGCGCACCTATTCGTCGGGTATGGCGGCCCGGCTGCGGTTCTCCATCGCCGCGGCCAAGGATCACGATGTGCTGATGATCGACGAGGCGCTGGCCACCGGTGACCGCAGCTTCCAGAAGCGCTCCGAGGCCCGCATCCGCGAACTGCGCAAGGAGGCCGGCACGGTCTTCCTCGTCAGCCACAACAACAAGTCCATCCGCGACACCTGCGACCGCGTGCTGTGGCTGGAGCGCGGTGAGCTGCTGATGGACGGTCCGACGGACGAGGTCATCAAGGCGTATGAAAAGGAGACGGGCAAGTAGTCCGCTCCGCACTCGAAGGCCTCCGCGAGTCCGCCTCGCGGGGGCCTTCCAGCGTGCAGACAGGTCAACTCCTACGGTCCCGGGATCAGTTCGGGCATATGGGGCGCCGGCTTGATCTTCGTCTCACGCTTCGGGACCCGCTCGGACGTGCGTGAGATGTACGACGTAAGCTGTACGGGTACCGAACAGCACAAGTGGTATATGTCGGGCAATGCTCACCCAAGCGGGCGATGTGGGCTCGATCGAGGCGCGTCGCCTGCTGCGGCGTGTCCGAAATAGGATGTTTTAGCTTGGCGGTGTAGAACGGGAGACGTGACGGCAATGGCTACTGGTTCGCTCCGGCACCGAAATGCGCCGGGCAGCCCCCGGTGAGCCGAGACAACGAGCAGGCGCGTCGCGCCTTCCTCCGAAGGGGGGCGGCGGGTGACGGGCGGGAGCAGACGCGCACCGTGCTCGATCAGGCCGCACACGAGAATTTCCCGGTCGCACCGTTCTTCCTGCCCCGCGCCTGGCGGACCGATCTGATGGCCGTCTACGGCTTCGCCCGGCTCGTCGACGACATCGGCGACGGCGATCTCGCACCCGGCGGCGGCGATGCCGTACTCCTCGGGCTGGAGCGCGCGCAAGCAGATGACCGGGCGGCTTTGCTGGACGCGCTGGAGGCCGACCTCCACCGCGTCTTCAGCGACCGCGCGCCGGGCCCCCGGCATCCGCTGCTGCGCCGGCTCGGCCCGACCGTCCGCCGCTGCGCGCTGACCCCCGAGCCTTTTCTCCGGCTGATCGAGGCCAACCGGCAGGACCAGCGGGTGAGCCGCTACGGCACCTATGACGACCTCGTCGCCTACTGCGAGCTGTCCGCCAACCCCGTCGGCCGCCTCGTCCTCGGCATCACCGGCACCGCGAGCCCCGAACGCATCCGCCGCTCGGACGCGGTCTGCACCGCCCTGCAGATCGTCGAACACGTCCAGGACGTGGCCGAGGACCGCGGGCGCGACCGTATCTACCTCCCCGCCGAGGACATGAAACGCTTTGGTGTCACCGAGGCGGATCTGGCCGCGCCCAGCGGGGGCGCATCGGTGCGCGCGCTGATCGCCTACGAGGCGGAACGCGCCCGTGACCTGCTGAATGAAGGCACCCCGCTGGTGGGTAGCGTCCACGGCAGACTCAAGCTGCTGCTGGCCGGATTCGTGGCCGGCGGACGCGCTGCACTCCAGGCGGTCGCGGCCGCCGATCACGACGTACTCCCTGGACCGCCCAAGCCGACCAAGCTCAGCCTGCTGCGCGAGGTAAGGGCGACATTGCGAAGGAAGGGGTGAGTCGGACCGTGGAGGCATCTGCACACGCGTCCGCGCCGGTGCTCGCTGCGTATCGCTACTGCGAGGCCATCACCGGGCAGCAGGCACGCAACTTCGCCTATGGCATCCGGCTGCTGCCGACCGACAAGCGGCAGGCCATGTCGGCGCTCTACGCCTTTTCCCGCCGGATCGACGACATCGGCGACGGCACCCTGGAGCCCGCCGCCAAGCAGGGGCGCCTGGAGGACACCCGGACGCTGCTGGCCCGTATCAAGGACGGCCGGATCGACGAGGACGACACCGACCCGGTGGCCGTCGCGCTGTCCGACGCCGCCCGCCGCTTCCCGCTGCCGCTGGAGGGGCTCGACGAGCTGATCGACGGCGTGCTGATGGATGTGCGCGGCGCGACCTATGAGACCTGGGACGAGCTGAAGGTCTACTGCCGCTGCGTCGCCGGCGCCATCGGCCGCCTCTCGCTGGGCGTGTTCGGCACCGTCCCGGGCGCGCCGGACGCCGAGCGCGCCGCCGAGTACGCCGACACCCTCGGCCTGGCCCTCCAACTCACCAACATTCTCCGGGATGTTCGCGAGGACGCCGGCAACGGGCGCACCTACCTGCCCGCCGAGGACCTCGCCAAGTTCGGCTGCGCGGCCGGTTTCGACCGGTCCGTGCCGCCGCCCGGCTCCGACTTCACCGGTCTGGTGCACTTCGAGGTGAAGCGGGCCCGTGCGCTGTTCGCCGACGGCTTCCGGCTGCTGCCGATGCTCGACCGGCGCAGCGGCGCCTGTGTGGCCGCGATGGCCGGCATCTACCACCGTCTGCTGACGCGGATCGCCGCCGACCCCGAGGCGGTGCTGCGCGGCCGGGTCTCCCTGCCCGGCCGGGAGAAGGCCTTCGTCGCGGTGCGCGGGCTGTCCGGGCTCGACGCACGGGCGATCGGCCGGCGGCAGGCCGTCCGGAGGCGCGGATGAGGTGCCGGGCGGCGAACGACAGCGGTGATCCCGCGTCAGCGCGGCAGGCAACCCTCCCCGGGCCGGCTGCGTCCCAGACAGCAGTACAGGGGGAGATCACATGACATCGGGAGCGACCCGAACCGACCGGCACCGTGAGCTGCCGCCCGGCCGTCCCGAAGGGGCGGCTGCGGTGGTCATCGGGGGCGGTCTCGCCGGCACGACCGCGGCGCTCGCACTGGCCGACGCCGGGCTGCGGGTCACCCTGATCGAGGGCCGGCCCCGCCTCGGCGGCCTGGTCTTCTCCTTCCGCCGCGACTCCGCCGCCGGCGAACTGTCCGTCGACAACGGCCAGCATGTCTATCTGCGCTGCTGCACCGCCTACAGCCGGCTGCTGGAGCGGACCGGCGCCGCACATCTGGTGCCCCTCCAGGAGCGGATGGACGTGCCGGTCCTGGACGCCGACCGGATGCGGCTCGGCCGGCTGCGCCGTACCGCGCTGCCCGTTCCGCTGCACCTCGCCCGGAGCCTCGCCGGCTACCCGCATCTGTCCCCTGCCGAGCGCGCCGGGGTCGTGCGGGCCACCCTCGCGCTCAAGGGCCTCGACCCGGCCGACCCCGCGCTGGACGGTCTGGACTTCGGCAGCTGGCTGCGCCGGTACGGCCAGTCGGCCCGTGCGATCGAGGCGCTGTGGGACCTGGTCGGCATCGCGACCCTCAACGCCCGGGCCGGTGACGCCTCGCTGGGCCTGGCCGCCAAGGTCTTCAAGACCGGGCTGCTGTCCGCCCCCGGCGCCGCCGACATCGGCTGGTCCCGCGTCCCGCTCGGCGACGTCCACGACACCCTCGCCCGTACGGCCCTGGAGAAGGCCGGCGTCCGCATCGCCCTGCGCACCCGCGCCGGTGCCGTCACCCGCCGGGACGGCGGCTGGCAGGTGTCGGTGGAGAACGGCCCGCACGGCACCGAGCAGCTCACCGCGGACACCGTCGTCCTCGCCGTACCCCAGCGCGAGGCGCACGGTCTGCTGCCCGACGGGGCGCTGGACGGCAAGGACCGGCTGCTGGACATCGGCACCGCCCCGATCCTCAACCTCCATGTCGTCTACGACCGCAAGGTGCTGCGCCGCCCCTTCTTCGCCGCGGTCGGCTCCCCGGTCCAGTGGGTCTTCGACCGCACCGACGCCTCGGGGCTGACGCGGATCGCCGGGAACGAGCGCTGCCAGTATCTGGCGGTCTCGCAGTCCGCCGCGCAGGAGGAGATCGACGAGCCGGTCGCCAAGCTCCGCGCCCGCTATCTGCCCGAACTGGAGCGGCTGCTGCCCGCCGCCCGGGGCGCCAGGATCGTCGACTTCTTCGTCACCCGCGAGCGCACCGCGACCTTCGCGCCCGCCCCGGGCGTCGGCAGGCTCCGCCCCGCCGCCCGCACTCAAGCCCCCGGCCTGTTCCTGGCCGGTGCGTGGACCGCCACCGGGTGGCCCGCGACCATGGAAAGCGCTGTTCGCAGCGGCACTGCCGCCGCTCGCGAGGCACTCAACGAACTCGGCTTCCCCCAGGGCCAGTTGCCTCAGGAGGCGGCATGACTACGAGTACGAGCGCTCGCACGAGCACGAGCGTCGGAAACAGAGGAGAAACCGTGAACCCGGCTTCCCCAGCTATCGACACCGAGGGCGTCACCGCGCTGCTGGAGCGCGGGCGGACACTCGCCACCCCCGTGCTGCGCGCGGCCGTGGACCGGCTCGCTCCTCCCATGGACACCGTCGCCGCCTACCACTTCGGCTGGATCGACGCCGAGGGTCACCCCACCGCGGGTGACAGCGGCAAGGCGGTGCGGCCGGCGCTTGCGCTGCTGTCGGCCGAGGCCGCCGGTGCGGCCCCCGAGGTCGGTATCCCCGGGGCGGTCGCCGTCGAGCTGGTGCACAACTTCTCGCTGCTGCACGACGACCTCATGGACGGTGACGAGCAGCGCCGGCACCGCGACACGGTGTGGAAGGTGCACGGCCCCGCGCAGGCCATCCTCGTCGGTGACGCGCTGTTCGCGCTCGCCAACGAAATACTGCTGGAGCTCGGCACGGTAGACGCCGGCCGCGCCACCCGCCGGCTCACCCTGGCCACCCGTAAGCTGATCGACGGTCAGGCCCAGGACATCTCCTACGAGCACCGCGAGCGGGTCACCGTCGAGGAGTGCCTGGAGATGGAGGGCAACAAGACCGGCGCGCTGCTGGCCTGTGCCGTCTCCATCGGTGCGGTCCTGGGCGGCGCCGACGACCGCACCGCCGACACCCTGGAGAAGTACGGCTACCACCTCGGCCTCGCCTTCCAGGCCGTCGACGACCTGCTCGGTATCTGGGGCGACCCGGACGCCACCGGCAAGAAGACCTGGAGCGATCTGCGTCAGCGCAAGAAGTCGCTGCCGGTCGTCGCCGCGCTGGCGGCCGGTGGCCCGGCCTCCGAGCGTCTCGCCGGGATCCTGGCGGCCGACGCGAAGAAGAGCGAGACGGAGATTGCCGACTTCACCGAGGAAGAGTTCGCCTCCCGCGCGGCCCTCATCGAGGAGGCCGGCGGCCGCGAGTGGACCTCTCAGGAGGCCCGCCGCCAGCACGCCACCGCCATCGCCGCCCTGGACGAGATCGCCATGCCGGAGCAGGTCCGCGCACAGCTCGTCGCGCTCGCGGACTTCGTCGTCGTACGACAGAGATGAGCAGTATCGACACCGAATAGTTCGCAGTCGCCGGCCGGTGCCAGCCGGGCGCCGGCCGACGGAATCCCTGAGCACGCTTTTCACAGTTCACTGCCGAAGGGGAAGCCATGACAGCGACGACCGACGGAAGCACCGGGGCACTGCCGCCCCGGGCCCCCTCGGCCAGCGATGCCACCGCTGAGAAGACCGCCACACCAGCGCCCGCGCGCACCGCCGTACGGCAGAACACGGTGGACGCCGCCCGGCGCGCGACCGCACGCGCCACCGACTATCTGCTGTCCGTGCAGGACCCCGCCGGATGGTGGAAGGGCGACCTCGAGACCAACGTCACGATGGACGCCGAAGACCTGCTGCTCCGTCAGTTCCTGGGAATCCAGGACCCCGAGCTCACCGAAGCCGCCGCCCGGCACATCCGCGGCCAACAGGGTGCGGACGGCACCTGGGCCACCTTCTACGGCGGGCCCGGTGAACTCTCCGCCACCATCGAGGCCTATGTCGCCCTGCGGCTCGCCGGGGACGCCCCCGACGCACCGCACATGGCCCAGGCCGCCGCATGGGTCCGCGCCGAGGGCGGGATCGCCGCGGCCCGGGTCTTCACCCGCATCTGGCTGGCGCTCTTCGGCTGGTGGAAGTGGGACGACCTGCCCCAGCTGCCCCCCGAACTCCTGTACTTCCCCAAGTGGTTCCCGCTCAACATCTATGACTTCGGGTGCTGGGCGCGGCAGACCATCGTGCCGCTGACCATCGTCTCGGCCAAGCGCCCGGTCCGTCCGGCCCCGTTCGCCCTCGATGAGCTGCACACCGATCCGCGCCGCCCCAACCCGCCGCGGCCGCTCGCCCCCGCCACCAGTTGGGACGGTCTGTTCCAGCGCCTCGACAAGGCGCTGCACGTCTACCACAAGGTCGCCCTGCCCGGTCTGCGCCGGGCCGCGATGCGCTCCGCCGCCCGCTGGATCGTCGAACGCCAGGAGAACGACGGCTGCTGGGGCGGCATCCAGCCCCCCGCCGTCTACTCCGTCATCGCCCTGCACCTCTGCGGCTACGACCTCGACCACCCCGTGCTGCGCGCCGGTCTGGACTCCCTCGACCGGTTCGCCGTCTGGCGCGAGGACGGTACCCGGATGATCGAGGCCTGCCAGTCCCCGGTCTGGGACACCTGCCTGGCGACCATCGCACTGGCCGACGCCGGAGTGCCCGCCGACCACCCGCAGCTGGTCAAGGCCGCCGAGTGGATGCTCGCCGAGCAGATCGACCGGCCCGGCGACTGGAGCGTCAAACGGCCCCAACTCCCGTCCGGGGGCTGGGGTTTCGAGTTCGAGAACGACAACTACCCGGACATCGACGACACCGCGGAGGTGGTACTCGCGCTGCGCCGGGTCCGGCACCCCGATCCGCTGCGGGTCGACGCCGCGGTCCGGCGCGCGGTGCGCTGGAACCTCGGCATGCAGTCCAAGAACGGGGCCTGGGGCGCCTTCGACGTCGACAACACCAGCCCGTTCCCCAACCGGCTGCCGTTCTGCGACTTCGGGGAG is part of the Streptomyces platensis genome and harbors:
- a CDS encoding glycosyltransferase family 2 protein, with the protein product MRIGAVVLTMGNRPEELRALLDSVAKQHGDPIETVVVGNGSPLPELPDGVRTVELPENVGIPAGRNVGIEAFGPGGSDVDVLLFLDDDGLLAREDTAELCREAFAADRELGIISFRIADPDTGETQRRHVPRLRASDPMRSSRVTTFLGGANAVRTHVFEEVGGLPDDFFYAHEETDLAWRALDAGWQIDYRSDMVLFHPTTAPARHAVYHRMVARNRVWLARRNLPALLVPVYLGVWFLLTLARRPSRPALRAWLGGFKEGCVTPCGPRRPMKWATVWRLTRLGRPPVI
- a CDS encoding polyprenyl synthetase family protein, with protein sequence MTTSTSARTSTSVGNRGETVNPASPAIDTEGVTALLERGRTLATPVLRAAVDRLAPPMDTVAAYHFGWIDAEGHPTAGDSGKAVRPALALLSAEAAGAAPEVGIPGAVAVELVHNFSLLHDDLMDGDEQRRHRDTVWKVHGPAQAILVGDALFALANEILLELGTVDAGRATRRLTLATRKLIDGQAQDISYEHRERVTVEECLEMEGNKTGALLACAVSIGAVLGGADDRTADTLEKYGYHLGLAFQAVDDLLGIWGDPDATGKKTWSDLRQRKKSLPVVAALAAGGPASERLAGILAADAKKSETEIADFTEEEFASRAALIEEAGGREWTSQEARRQHATAIAALDEIAMPEQVRAQLVALADFVVVRQR
- the hpnD gene encoding presqualene diphosphate synthase HpnD, giving the protein MSRTVEASAHASAPVLAAYRYCEAITGQQARNFAYGIRLLPTDKRQAMSALYAFSRRIDDIGDGTLEPAAKQGRLEDTRTLLARIKDGRIDEDDTDPVAVALSDAARRFPLPLEGLDELIDGVLMDVRGATYETWDELKVYCRCVAGAIGRLSLGVFGTVPGAPDAERAAEYADTLGLALQLTNILRDVREDAGNGRTYLPAEDLAKFGCAAGFDRSVPPPGSDFTGLVHFEVKRARALFADGFRLLPMLDRRSGACVAAMAGIYHRLLTRIAADPEAVLRGRVSLPGREKAFVAVRGLSGLDARAIGRRQAVRRRG
- a CDS encoding iron-containing alcohol dehydrogenase family protein yields the protein MPVLTRLIPSPVVVDINAGALDDLAGLLADQRISASGKLAIAISGGSGARLRERLSPALPGAEWYEVGGGTLDDAIKLADAMKKGHYDAVVGLGGGKIIDCAKFAAARIGLPLVAVATNLSHDGLCSPVATLDNDAGRGSYGVPNPIAVVIDLDIIREAPVRFVRSGIGDAISNISAVADWELSHRETGEDIDGLAAAMARQAGEAVLRHPGGVGDDNFLQVLAEGLVLTGISMSVAGDSRPASGACHEINHALDILFPKRAASHGEQCGLGAAFATHLRGDKETRDLMVEVLRRHGLPVTPGEIGFTDEEFVEAVAYAPKTRPGRYTILEHLDLSADQIRDAYADYAEAVSS
- a CDS encoding sugar phosphate nucleotidyltransferase, producing MIGLVLAAGAGRRLRPYTDTLPKALVPVDGDTTILDLTLGNFAEIGLTEVAIIVGYRKEAVYERKEALEQKYGLKLTLIDNDKAEEWNNAYSLWCGRDSIKHTVILANGDTVHPVSVEKTLLAARGNGQKIILALDTVKQLADEEMKVIVDPAKGVQKITKLMDPAEATGEYIGVTLIEGEAAEELADALKTTFERDPDLYYEDGYQELVNRGFKVDVAPIGDVKWVEIDNHDDLAKGRDIACQY
- a CDS encoding CDP-alcohol phosphatidyltransferase family protein — translated: MQKPSVAELRPVVHPEGVKDRRSGEHWGGRLYMREISLRIDRHLVNTKVTPNQLTYLMTVFGVLAAPALLVPGIAGAVLGVLMVQLYLLLDCVDGEVARWKKQFSLGGVYLDRVGAYLCDAAVLVGFGLRAADLWGSGRIDWLWAFLGTLAALGAILIKAETDLVGVARHQGGLPPVKEAASEPRSSGMALARKAAAALKFHRLVLGIEASLLILVLAIVDSIRGDLFFSRLGVAVLAGIAILQTLLHLVSILASSRLK
- the hpnC gene encoding squalene synthase HpnC, which produces MLDQAAHENFPVAPFFLPRAWRTDLMAVYGFARLVDDIGDGDLAPGGGDAVLLGLERAQADDRAALLDALEADLHRVFSDRAPGPRHPLLRRLGPTVRRCALTPEPFLRLIEANRQDQRVSRYGTYDDLVAYCELSANPVGRLVLGITGTASPERIRRSDAVCTALQIVEHVQDVAEDRGRDRIYLPAEDMKRFGVTEADLAAPSGGASVRALIAYEAERARDLLNEGTPLVGSVHGRLKLLLAGFVAGGRAALQAVAAADHDVLPGPPKPTKLSLLREVRATLRRKG
- a CDS encoding ABC transporter permease: MSETTHDSAVAMSAPPSSDEGLTPAQRAQKYGLSQSGARPGLPEYVRQLWDRRHFISAFASAKLTAQYSQAKLGQVWQVATPLLNALVYYLIFGLLIGTRKGVPDFVPFLVTGVFIFTFTQSSVMAGTRAISGNLGLVRALHFPRACLPISFCLMQLQQLFFSMGVLVLILLGFGQLPTWSWLLVVPALALQFVFNTGLAMVMARLGSKTPDLAQLMPFIMRTWMYASGVMFSIDLILKGKHVPAFVEIVLNANPAAIYIDLMRFALIDSFHASQLPPHVWAFAGGWALVMGVVGFVYFWKAEERYGRG
- the hpnE gene encoding hydroxysqualene dehydroxylase HpnE, producing the protein MTSGATRTDRHRELPPGRPEGAAAVVIGGGLAGTTAALALADAGLRVTLIEGRPRLGGLVFSFRRDSAAGELSVDNGQHVYLRCCTAYSRLLERTGAAHLVPLQERMDVPVLDADRMRLGRLRRTALPVPLHLARSLAGYPHLSPAERAGVVRATLALKGLDPADPALDGLDFGSWLRRYGQSARAIEALWDLVGIATLNARAGDASLGLAAKVFKTGLLSAPGAADIGWSRVPLGDVHDTLARTALEKAGVRIALRTRAGAVTRRDGGWQVSVENGPHGTEQLTADTVVLAVPQREAHGLLPDGALDGKDRLLDIGTAPILNLHVVYDRKVLRRPFFAAVGSPVQWVFDRTDASGLTRIAGNERCQYLAVSQSAAQEEIDEPVAKLRARYLPELERLLPAARGARIVDFFVTRERTATFAPAPGVGRLRPAARTQAPGLFLAGAWTATGWPATMESAVRSGTAAAREALNELGFPQGQLPQEAA
- a CDS encoding ABC transporter ATP-binding protein, which produces MAEQKNGVQPTEAAAERIPTVIADDLHIVYRVYGTGAGRGSATAALNRIVRRKPSSGVREVHAVKGVSFTAYRGESIGLIGSNGSGKSTLLKAVAGLLPAERGKVYTHGQPSLLGVNAALMNDLTGEKNVLLGGLAMGMSREQVRDRYEGIVDFSGINEKGDFISLPMRTYSSGMAARLRFSIAAAKDHDVLMIDEALATGDRSFQKRSEARIRELRKEAGTVFLVSHNNKSIRDTCDRVLWLERGELLMDGPTDEVIKAYEKETGK